In Streptococcus gallolyticus subsp. gallolyticus DSM 16831, the sequence TCGGGTAACAGCATTACCAAGTTTTTTGCTTACAGAAAGCCCTACACGATAGTGGCCTTGATTTTTTTCTAATTGATAGACGACAAATTTTCGATTGGCAACACTTGTTCCCTTGCTAAAAATTGCCTGAAAATCTTTGTCACTTTTGACACGATAGGTTTTCTTCAACGTACGACTCCATTCTAAATTATTTTTATTATACCATAAAAATTTAAAAAGCCCTAACCTCTAAGGATTTTGGGCTTAATATCTTTAAATATTTTATTGGAAAATGCTTTAGGAAGTAGAAAAAATTGTTAATGGGTCGCTTTTAGACTGTTTTTGGCTTCTTTAATTTGCCATTTGACTTGGTCAAATCCAGTCCCACCAAGAGAATGGCGACGCTCAACAGCGGTGTGTGATTTAAGAGTTTCATAAATGTCCTCATCAATCAAATCAGAAATTTCTTGGTAACGTTCAAACGGCACGTCTTGCAAATAATAGCCAGCTTTAGTACATTCTAATACTAATTTACCAACGATTTCATGAGCTTGACGGAACGGAAGCCCTTTACTTGCGAGATAATCAGCCAATTCAGTTGCATTTGAAAAATCTTTTTCAGTTGATTCAGCCATATGCTCTTTATTGACCGTCATGGTTTTAAGCATACCAGCCAAAATATCAATAGCCACCGTAATGGTTTCAACCGTATCAAACATGCCTTCTTTATCTTCTTGCAAATCTTTATTGTAAGCCAAAGGCAAAGACTTCATAACCGTCAAAAGCCCAAAAAGATTACCGTAAACACGACCAGATTTTCCGCGAATCAATTCTGCCATATCAGGATTTTTCTTTTGCGGCATGATTGATGAACCTGTTGAGAACGTATCTGAAAGCGTCACAAACTTAAATTCATTTGAGCACCAGCTGATGATTTCTTCACAAATACGGCTCATATGCATCATCAAAATAGAACTATTTGCCAAAAATTCCAAGATAAAATCACGGTCAGACACTGCATCAAGTGAATTGCTGTAAGGTTTGGCAAAGCCCATAAGCTCCGCTGTCATCTCACGGTCAATTGGAAAAGTTGTTCCAGCAAGAGCAGCCGCACCAAGCGGTGATATATCCGTATGTTTCACATTAAATTCAAAACGTTCACTATCACGCGTAAACATATTATAATACGCCATTAAGTGATGCCCAAATGAAATCGGCTGTGCGTGTTGCAAATGTGTATAACCTGGCATGATAGTATAGACATGCTCATCAGCCAAGTCCGCCAACGTTTGACGCAAATTGCCAAGCTTTTCAATCACTTCATCAAGCTTAGCTTTTAAGTACAAGTGCATATCAGTTGCCACTTGGTCATTACGTGAACGCGCCGTATGCAATTTTCCAGCCACAGGACCGATTTTAGCAGTCAAGAGACTTTCCATATTCATGTGAATATCTTCGTTTGACACATCAAATTCAATTTTTCCAGCCCTGTATTCTGCAAGCAATTCTTCAAGACCTTCTTTGATTTGCGCAGCTTCGTCTTTTGCAATAATGCCTGTTTCACCAAGCATGGTCACGTGAGCAATTGAGCCTTTCAAATCAAATTCTGCCATTTTTTGGTCAAAAGAAATCGATGCCCCAAATTCTTCAACCCATTTTTCAAGACCAGCTTCAAAACGCCCGCCCCATAATTTATGATTTTCTGTTGCCATAACAATGATACAATGAACCACCAAAACACGTGGCGTTCAAAGCCTTTCTCTTTTCTTATTTGTTTAATTAATAAATAAGTCCAAGGAGCGACCTAGGACTTATAGGGTGTTGCCTCACGGGGCGTTGGTCTTAAATGATTCTCACAGGATATCATTATTTAAGCTCGATGCCACTCTCTGTTGACATTAACGAGATAGGTAAGTTATAAGAAAAGAGTCTCAGATGGGGCTCCCTGTCCCCTTTTATCTGAAGCTTGGTGGAAATTTTCGGTACTAATCATCGTCATCATGGCTTGCCGTACCCTAAGTACTGCCTGCGCCATTCTTCCTTGATTAGCTTTAAAAATTTCTCACCAATTCTTTTTCTTACTTATTAAGACTTTTTTTCCACGGCTCAATTCCTTGATTGACATCAAAATTATCACCTTAGAAACCACCTTTTCTTCTTGATTAGCTTTGAAAATTCCTCACCAATTCTTTTCTTACTTATTAAGACTTTTTTTCTACGGCTTAATTCCTTGATTGACATCAAAGTTACGCCTTAGAAACTATTTTATTTATTTTTCTGTTAATTATTTATTGTTTACTTGTGAATTAACTTGGGTTGGTAGTCCCCAAAGTTTGATGAAGCCTACGGCTGCGTCTTGGTCAAAGCTGTCAGCTGATGTGTAAGTTGCCAAGTTTTCGTCGTAAAGTGAGTTTGGTGATTTACGAGCCACAACTTGAGCATGACCTTTGTAAAGTTTAACTTTAGCAGTACCGTTAACCACTTTTTGTGTTTCTTTGATGTAAGCAATGATAGCTTCTGTCGCAGGGCTAAACCACAAAGCATTGTAGATAAGGTTTGACAATTCATTTTCAAGAATTGGTTTGAAATGAGAAACTTCACGTACCAATGTGATGTCTTCGATTTCTTTGTGAGCTGTCAAAAGTGTGATAGCACCTGGGCATTCGTAAATTTCACGTGATTTGATGCCAACCAAACGGTTTTCAACATGGTCAATACGTCCAACACCGTGTTTACCAGCGATTGTGTTTAATTTTTGGATAAGGTCTGCCAATTTTAGCTCTTCGCCGTTAAGTGCAACTGGTTTTCCTTCTTTAAATTCAATATCAACAAATTCTGGTGTATCTGGAGCTTCTTCTGGAGAAGTTGTGATACCAAAAGCATCCTCTGGTGCTTGATTCCATGGATTTTCAAGGACACCACATTCATTAGCACGCCCCCAAAGGTTTTGGTCAACTGAATATGGATTGTCAAGGTCAGCAGGAACTGGCACACCGTTTGCTTTAGCGTATTCAATTTCTTCTTCACGAGACCATTTCCATTCACGAACTGGAGCAATAACTTTCAAGTTTGGATCAAGCGCAGCGATTGCCACTTCAAAACGAACTTGGTCATTACCTTTACCAGTACATCCGTGAGCAATAGTAGTCGCACCAGTTTTATGAGCAATTTCAACCAATTTTTTAGAAATGACTGGACGGCTAAGCGCTGATACCAATGGGTATTTTTGTTCGTAGTAAGCGTGAGCTTGAAGTGCTGGAAGCACATATTCCTCAGCAAATTCATCTTTAACGTCAAGGACGTAAGATTCAACCGCACCGACTTTAAGAGCTTTATCATGAATAAAATCAAGGTCTTTACCTTCGCCGACGTCCATACAAACAGCAACAACATCATAATCTTTCATGAGCCAAGTAATGGCAACTGAAGTATCAAGACCACCCGAGTAAGCAAGGATAACTTTTTCTTTTGACATAGGAATACTCTCTTTTCTTATTTTTGTGTTTTTATCAACTTTATGTGTATAATTATACATATCAAAAACAATCCTGTCAACACTTTTTTGAATATTTTTTCAAAAAAAAGCGAAATTTTTACGATTTTATAACAAATATACAGTATATATACAGAAAATGAGCGATTTTATGCAAAAAAATAACCATCCATAAGTGGATGATTTTTCCTAAATATCACGATTACTACATTACCATTTATTTAATTAGCTTACTTCTATTGATAAAAACGAGTATGCTTTCTAAAATCAAACAAACTATAGCTAACCAAAAACCCGTTAGCACTCCGAAATAATCGGTTATTAAGCCTATTAAAAATACAAAGCATGAAAAAGCAAGCGTAGAAATGACCTCAAAAACAGAATAAACATTTACTAAGTTATAATCATCAACAGACTCCTGAAGCATAACACTTTCGGAAATTTCTTTGAGTTGCGACAAGAAACCTGTTAATGCAGAAAAAATCAGAAAGTAATTCGCTTTTGGAACTTGAATAATGCAAAGTGTTACGATAGCCATAGCAAGTAAAGAAAAAAACATACTTTGCCATTTATAGTTGAGAATTTTTTCAGATAAACGAAAAACGAGAAATCCTCCTAATAAAATCCCCAAAGAATAAGCTGAGTTCGCATAGCCCCAATAACTTTCTGTTTGATGCAAAATATCAGTCACAAAAACCAAAATAACTGATGATACCCATATGGTATTCGCTAAAATTTCTAAAAGATTTGCTTGTACTAAAAACCTTAATTGCGGGTGCTTAATGACTAAAAACCAACCTTTTGTTAGGGTTTCAAAGCTTGTTTCAGATTCTACTTTTTCTATGTCAACTAACAGCAAAAAACACATCACGATTGTGGAAATAATAAACATTACCAGAATAATTATCATACTAGTGCGCAAGCCCATTATCGCAAATAAAAGCCCACCCAGCCCCCAGCCAACTAATTGAATACTCTCATCACTCATGGATAGAGCAGCATTTGCTTTTCCTAAATCAGTCGCATATTGTGGAATAATAGCATGAGAAACTGGTGCCGCAAATCCATCTAATAACGAAATCAAAATGATAAAAACATAGAGAAATAGGAGAGAAACATTTCCAAAACGATAAAATAAAAGCACTAAAAGCAGAAAAATAACCGTTTTACCACCTTGTGTTAACAAAAGTACCTTATTTAGAGCAATCTTCCGTGTAACTAACGGCACTAGAAAACTAGCCACAAAAGATGATAGACCAATCAAGATAGGTGCCATTGAAGTTGCTAATATCGACCCTGATAAAACAAATATATTTGCAATGATAACCACTCTAAAGAAAACATCTGCCAAATTTGCCACAGATTGTGAAACCAATAATCTCCAAAACGCTTTAGTCACTTAAAACTCCCAATTTATCTTTTTCAAAAAGCCATCCATATATCATGAACAGCTTCTAATCAACCCTTTACTTTAAATATCATCTTTTTTGATTTCTCCAATAAAATAAGCGGCAAACCAAAGTGAAATCATCAATAAAATATTATAAATGATGTACAACCAATCAATAACACTCGGCAAGAGCAACAAGCAGAGATGATAAGCAATTACTGGCGCAAAAATAAATAATATAATTCTAAGCATTTCCATCATTAATCATCCCACTTTCCAATATCGTTTCCGCCTATTTGGCGATCATTAGTAAACTAATCGTATCAATTTTTATTTAGAAATTCAATTAAAAGTATATATTTTCTAAAAATTTTAATAAAATCTCCTCAGTATAGCCTACTGGGGAGAAGTTTTTCATCTATTATAGTATTTTTTCAAAACGTTCGGTGTAGAACAAAGCCACTGCCATGATAATCGTACAGATGAATAGGCAAAGGGCTGCTACTTTCCATGAACCAAAGAGATCAAAGCTATAACCAAACAGTGTTGGTCCAAAGGCTGCTAGGAAGTAACCTCCTGATTGTACCATACCAGATAATTGAGCGGTTTGGCTTGGCGTATGAGATTTCATTGAGAAAGCGACAAGCAGATATGGGAAAAGGGCGCTAACAGCAATTCCGATTAAAACATTAACAAGCAACCAATAGACAAAGTTGCTTGATTGGAATAACAGCATACCAGTTCCGATGATACCACAAGCAGAAACAATCGCTAACATGATTTTACGATTCTTAGACGATAAATTAGTGGCTAAAGTTGGAATTGTCAATGAAAATGGCAAACTAATCAATGAATAAATAGAAGCCAAGATACCTGCTGCTTCGCTTGATACACCAGCTTGACTTGCCATTGTTGGTAACCAAGTCATTCCTGTGTAAAAAAGAAGAGATTGCAAACCACCAAAAACAAGCAATGCCAGCGCACGCTTATTTTTCCAAAGCGACCCAACGTGTGCTTCTTCATCCTTTTCAGTCACATGATTGTGGAATGTATTTGGAAACCAGACCACCAAAGCAAGCAAAATCAAGAAACTAAGAAGTAAAATCAAGCCTTTCCATGATGTCATCTTGACAATTGGCACAGCCACAGATGAAGCGACCGAAGAAGCTAAGCCCATAGCTGTCGTATAAACAGTCGTCAAAAGCCCAATACGCAACGGTTGATTAGCCAAGATAACGCTTGGTAGTAAAACGTTCATCATGGCAATACTAACCCCAATAATCATAGTACCGAGATAAAGACTTGGTAAATTAATCACGCGCATACTTGAGCCGATAAACATGGCAATCAAAACCATGGTGAATAATTTTTCAAGCCCAAATTTATCTGCCAAGCGCGGTGCCAAAGACGAACAAAAAGCAAACATAATCAACGGAATACTCGTTAGAATCCCTAGTGAATTGACCGAAACGCCCAAACCGTCCGCAACATAGCTCAAAACCGTTGGTATCGTTGTAAATGGAATCCGCAAAACAGCTCCCACTAAGATGATACCAGGAACAAAAAAGCTCGAATAATCTTTTTTCATGTAACCCCTCTTAACTTAGAAATAAACAAATTCAGTGCCTATTATAACAAGAACGACACACGTTTAGAATAGACATTATCAAAGAAAACGTTTTTTACAACAAATTTAAATATTTCTCAAAATTCATTATTTTAAGCAAAAAGGGAGTGGGACAAATAAAGTCTCCAGTGGAGACTTTATTCATGAGCATAAAAACTAAAAAGCGAATCGGTAATTTCGAAGAAATTCGATTTCTCAGCAAGTCTTAATTTCTTGTTGCTGACCTAAAACAGTTCACTGAACTGTTTTTGACACTTACTTCGTAAGTTTTATTTCCCGATTATAAAGGTTCCCCGAACCTTTATAACCCATCCCCGCATGGCTCAAAAGGTTTGGGGAACCTTTTGAGGTTGGAAATGAAGTCAAGCGCAGCTTGATGTCAAAAGGGTTGTAAAAGCTGATTTATCAGCGCATTAGAATCCACTCAACTACTGCGTCTTGCAAATAATAACTATATAAACAAAGAAGCTGGGTACTTTTGACCCAGACTCTTTTATTATATTATTTCAAGCTGTTAAGCATATTTTCGATGTGTTCAATTGATTTTTCACGACCAAGAAGGTAGATAGTATCTGGAAGTTCTGGACCGTGCATTTCACCTGAAACAGCGATACGAATTGGCATAAAGAGGTTTTTACCTTTGATACCAGTTTCTTTTTGAACAGCTTTGATTTGTGGGAAGATATTTTCTGATTTGAAATCTTCGTCACTCATCGCTTCAAGTTTAGCTTTGAAAGCTTCAAGAACTGTTGGAACGGTTTCACCAGCCATGAATTCTTTTTCAGCATCTGTCAATTCTGGGAAATCTTCGAAGAACAAGTCAGTCAATGGAATGATTTCGTCAACAGATTTCATTTGTGGTTTATAAAGTTCAACCAATTTTTCTGCTTTATCAGTCAAACGACCAGCTTCTTCCAAGAATGGTTTCGCCATTGCAAAGATTGTATCAAAATCAGCATTCTTGATGTATTCGTTGCTCATCCAGTCCATTTTCTTTTGGTCAAAGGCAGCTGGAGATTTGCTCAAACGATTTTCATCAAAGAGTTTGATTAATTCTTCACGTGAGAAGATTTCGTCTTCACCACCAGGATTCCAACCAAGAAGAGCGATAAAGTTAAAGACTGCTTCTGGCATGTAACCTTTTTTACGGTAGTCTTCGATAAATTGAAGGGTATTTGTATCACGTTTTGACAATTTTTTACCAGTTTCAGAGTTGATAATCAATGTCATGTGACCGAATTCTGGTGCTTCCCAACCAAGTGCTTCGTAAACCATCAATTGTTTTGGTGTGTTTGCAATATGGTCATCCCCACGGATAACATGAGAAATTTCCATCAAATGGTCATCAATAACAACGGCGAAGTTGTATGTTGGGTAACCATCTTTTTTCTGGATAACCCAGTCACCACCGATGTTGCCACCTTCAAATTCGATGTCGCCTTTAACGATATCATGCCATTTGTAAATGCCTGATTCGTTAACAGCCAAACGAACAGTTGGAACGATTCCTTTAGCTTCACGTTCTGCGATATAAGCAGCTTTTTCGTCTTCTGACATACCAAGGAATTCGTTGATATAACGAGGTGTTTCACCAGCAGCTTCTTGGCGTTCACGTTCTGCCGCTAATTCTTCTTCAGTAACGTATGATTTGTAAGCTTTACCTTCTGCCAACAATTGGTCAATGTATTTTTGGTAAATGTCCAAACGTTCTGATTGGCGATATTTTTCATGAGTTTGTGGGCTTTCGTCCCAATCCATTCCCAACCATTTAAGGTTTTCCAATTGTGAACGTTCACCGTCTTCGACATGACGTTTACGGTCAGTATCTTCGATACGGATAACA encodes:
- the argH gene encoding argininosuccinate lyase, with translation MATENHKLWGGRFEAGLEKWVEEFGASISFDQKMAEFDLKGSIAHVTMLGETGIIAKDEAAQIKEGLEELLAEYRAGKIEFDVSNEDIHMNMESLLTAKIGPVAGKLHTARSRNDQVATDMHLYLKAKLDEVIEKLGNLRQTLADLADEHVYTIMPGYTHLQHAQPISFGHHLMAYYNMFTRDSERFEFNVKHTDISPLGAAALAGTTFPIDREMTAELMGFAKPYSNSLDAVSDRDFILEFLANSSILMMHMSRICEEIISWCSNEFKFVTLSDTFSTGSSIMPQKKNPDMAELIRGKSGRVYGNLFGLLTVMKSLPLAYNKDLQEDKEGMFDTVETITVAIDILAGMLKTMTVNKEHMAESTEKDFSNATELADYLASKGLPFRQAHEIVGKLVLECTKAGYYLQDVPFERYQEISDLIDEDIYETLKSHTAVERRHSLGGTGFDQVKWQIKEAKNSLKATH
- a CDS encoding argininosuccinate synthase, whose translation is MSKEKVILAYSGGLDTSVAITWLMKDYDVVAVCMDVGEGKDLDFIHDKALKVGAVESYVLDVKDEFAEEYVLPALQAHAYYEQKYPLVSALSRPVISKKLVEIAHKTGATTIAHGCTGKGNDQVRFEVAIAALDPNLKVIAPVREWKWSREEEIEYAKANGVPVPADLDNPYSVDQNLWGRANECGVLENPWNQAPEDAFGITTSPEEAPDTPEFVDIEFKEGKPVALNGEELKLADLIQKLNTIAGKHGVGRIDHVENRLVGIKSREIYECPGAITLLTAHKEIEDITLVREVSHFKPILENELSNLIYNALWFSPATEAIIAYIKETQKVVNGTAKVKLYKGHAQVVARKSPNSLYDENLATYTSADSFDQDAAVGFIKLWGLPTQVNSQVNNK
- a CDS encoding ryptide export MFS transporter, which produces MTKAFWRLLVSQSVANLADVFFRVVIIANIFVLSGSILATSMAPILIGLSSFVASFLVPLVTRKIALNKVLLLTQGGKTVIFLLLVLLFYRFGNVSLLFLYVFIILISLLDGFAAPVSHAIIPQYATDLGKANAALSMSDESIQLVGWGLGGLLFAIMGLRTSMIIILVMFIISTIVMCFLLLVDIEKVESETSFETLTKGWFLVIKHPQLRFLVQANLLEILANTIWVSSVILVFVTDILHQTESYWGYANSAYSLGILLGGFLVFRLSEKILNYKWQSMFFSLLAMAIVTLCIIQVPKANYFLIFSALTGFLSQLKEISESVMLQESVDDYNLVNVYSVFEVISTLAFSCFVFLIGLITDYFGVLTGFWLAIVCLILESILVFINRSKLIK
- a CDS encoding potassium transporter Trk, which encodes MLRIILFIFAPVIAYHLCLLLLPSVIDWLYIIYNILLMISLWFAAYFIGEIKKDDI
- a CDS encoding CynX/NimT family MFS transporter — translated: MKKDYSSFFVPGIILVGAVLRIPFTTIPTVLSYVADGLGVSVNSLGILTSIPLIMFAFCSSLAPRLADKFGLEKLFTMVLIAMFIGSSMRVINLPSLYLGTMIIGVSIAMMNVLLPSVILANQPLRIGLLTTVYTTAMGLASSVASSVAVPIVKMTSWKGLILLLSFLILLALVVWFPNTFHNHVTEKDEEAHVGSLWKNKRALALLVFGGLQSLLFYTGMTWLPTMASQAGVSSEAAGILASIYSLISLPFSLTIPTLATNLSSKNRKIMLAIVSACGIIGTGMLLFQSSNFVYWLLVNVLIGIAVSALFPYLLVAFSMKSHTPSQTAQLSGMVQSGGYFLAAFGPTLFGYSFDLFGSWKVAALCLFICTIIMAVALFYTERFEKIL
- the gltX gene encoding glutamate--tRNA ligase, producing MPKKIRVRYAPSPTGLLHIGNARTALFNYLYARHHGGDFVIRIEDTDRKRHVEDGERSQLENLKWLGMDWDESPQTHEKYRQSERLDIYQKYIDQLLAEGKAYKSYVTEEELAAERERQEAAGETPRYINEFLGMSEDEKAAYIAEREAKGIVPTVRLAVNESGIYKWHDIVKGDIEFEGGNIGGDWVIQKKDGYPTYNFAVVIDDHLMEISHVIRGDDHIANTPKQLMVYEALGWEAPEFGHMTLIINSETGKKLSKRDTNTLQFIEDYRKKGYMPEAVFNFIALLGWNPGGEDEIFSREELIKLFDENRLSKSPAAFDQKKMDWMSNEYIKNADFDTIFAMAKPFLEEAGRLTDKAEKLVELYKPQMKSVDEIIPLTDLFFEDFPELTDAEKEFMAGETVPTVLEAFKAKLEAMSDEDFKSENIFPQIKAVQKETGIKGKNLFMPIRIAVSGEMHGPELPDTIYLLGREKSIEHIENMLNSLK